One part of the Deinococcus sp. NW-56 genome encodes these proteins:
- a CDS encoding type II toxin-antitoxin system VapC family toxin, whose translation MTLRYLLDTNICIFIIKNKPAAVRERFARLHSGEVGLSAVTEAELLHGVYKSMRVEHNLAAVLDFASRLVVVPFGSQVTETYGRIRAELERAGQPIGPLDVQIAATAVAHGLTLVTNNTREFARVPGIQLEDWTR comes from the coding sequence TTGACCCTCCGTTACCTCCTCGACACCAACATCTGCATCTTCATCATCAAGAACAAGCCCGCCGCCGTGCGGGAGCGGTTTGCCAGGCTGCATTCTGGCGAGGTGGGCTTGAGCGCCGTCACCGAGGCCGAGCTGCTGCACGGGGTCTACAAAAGCATGCGGGTGGAGCACAATCTCGCGGCCGTGCTGGACTTCGCCTCGCGACTGGTGGTGGTGCCCTTTGGTTCGCAGGTGACAGAGACCTATGGACGCATCCGGGCTGAGCTGGAAAGGGCCGGGCAGCCCATCGGTCCGCTGGACGTTCAGATCGCGGCCACAGCGGTGGCCCACGGCCTGACCCTCGTGACCAACAACACCCGTGAGTTCGCACGGGTACCAGGCATTCAGCTCGAAGACTGGACCCGGTAG
- a CDS encoding methionine ABC transporter ATP-binding protein yields MSASSPPPALLFEGVGKTYPGQTTPALQSLTLAVPRGCRVGIIGRSGAGKSTLVRLISGLETPDTGRLLVQGQDLSRLTPAQRRPHQARIGVVFQHFNLLAQRTALGNVTLPLELAGVPRATREARARELLAQVGLADLAGRYPAQLSGGQKQRVGIARALALEPDLLLADEATSALDPETSAGILALLTEVQRSRDLTLVVVTHQLEVVRAACTHVAVLDAGRLVETGETRTVLAQPAHPVTRALLDAHRPQVPLRPHETLRRVTLPDLDAGTLERLAALGARLVQAEPHPQGVDAWLVLPETAPDPELWPREVAFPLGASA; encoded by the coding sequence TTGTCCGCTTCATCCCCCCCACCCGCCCTGCTGTTCGAGGGCGTGGGCAAGACCTATCCGGGGCAGACCACCCCGGCCCTTCAGAGCCTCACGCTGGCGGTGCCGCGCGGCTGCCGGGTCGGCATCATCGGCCGCAGCGGGGCGGGCAAAAGCACCCTGGTGCGCCTGATCAGCGGGCTGGAGACGCCCGACACGGGCCGCCTGCTGGTGCAGGGGCAGGACCTCTCGCGCCTCACGCCCGCGCAGCGGCGCCCGCATCAGGCCCGCATTGGGGTCGTCTTCCAGCACTTCAACCTGCTTGCGCAGCGCACGGCCCTGGGCAACGTGACCCTGCCGCTCGAACTCGCCGGGGTGCCCCGCGCCACCCGCGAGGCACGGGCACGGGAATTGCTGGCGCAGGTCGGCCTCGCGGACCTCGCGGGCCGCTACCCCGCGCAGCTTTCGGGCGGGCAGAAGCAGCGCGTCGGCATCGCCCGTGCGCTGGCGCTGGAACCGGACCTCCTGCTGGCCGACGAGGCCACGAGTGCCCTCGACCCGGAGACGAGCGCGGGCATCCTCGCCCTGCTCACCGAGGTGCAGCGCAGCCGCGACCTGACGCTGGTGGTGGTCACGCACCAACTCGAAGTCGTGCGGGCCGCCTGCACCCACGTCGCCGTGCTCGACGCGGGGCGGCTGGTGGAGACGGGCGAGACCCGCACCGTCCTGGCCCAGCCCGCCCACCCCGTCACCCGTGCCCTGCTGGACGCGCACCGCCCGCAGGTCCCGCTGCGCCCACACGAGACGCTGCGCCGGGTGACTCTGCCCGATCTGGACGCGGGCACGCTGGAGCGGCTGGCCGCCCTGGGCGCCCGGCTGGTGCAGGCCGAGCCGCACCCGCAGGGGGTGGACGCCTGGCTGGTCCTGCCGGAAACCGCGCCGGACCCGGAACTCTGGCCGCGCGAGGTCGCTTTTCCGCTGGGGGCGAGTGCCTGA
- a CDS encoding antitoxin — translation MTTAKVFRSGNSQAVRLPREMRLDVREVEIIRHGDLLILRPIRREATLASAFDALAGIGDDFLPEGRQQGESQEREAF, via the coding sequence ATGACCACAGCCAAAGTCTTTCGGAGTGGCAACTCCCAGGCCGTCCGTCTGCCCCGCGAGATGCGGTTGGATGTCCGCGAGGTCGAGATCATCCGCCACGGTGATCTGCTGATCCTCAGGCCCATTCGGAGGGAGGCGACCCTCGCCTCCGCCTTCGATGCGTTGGCCGGGATCGGGGACGACTTCCTGCCGGAAGGCCGTCAGCAGGGCGAATCCCAGGAGCGAGAAGCCTTTTGA
- a CDS encoding glutamate synthase subunit beta gives MGKVTGFLEYQRVKEAYEPIDARLRNYNEFVHELTVEQSRVQAARCMDCGIPFCNNGCPVNNLIPDWNDLVYRNDWRRAIDALHATNNFPEFTGRICPAPCEAACTLNLTTDEPVGIKSIERAIIDHAWEEGWVAPQPPPFKTGKKVAVIGSGPAGLAAAQQLARAGHDVTVFEKNDRPGGLLRYGIPDFKLEKHLIDRRVGQMEAEGVTFRTGVLVGELPEGSKVTNLAWEMVSPEELRAEFDAILLAGGAEQPRDLPVPGRDLGGVHFAMEFLPQQNRVNAGDRVEGQIHAGGKHVVVIGGGDTGSDCMGTSHRHGAAHVTQFELLPMPPEHENKPLTWPYWPHKLRTSSSHEEGGEREFAIATKEFIGEDGRVTALKTVRLEWQGGKMTEIPGSEELLKADLVLLAMGFVSPVGSILDVFGVERDQRGNAKAGTDKVGGYVTNVPGVFAAGDMRRGQSLVVWAIREGRQAARAVDEFLMGTSELPR, from the coding sequence ATGGGAAAAGTCACCGGCTTTCTGGAATACCAGCGCGTCAAGGAGGCCTACGAGCCCATCGACGCGCGGCTAAGGAACTACAACGAGTTCGTCCACGAGCTGACCGTCGAGCAGTCGCGGGTGCAGGCGGCCCGCTGTATGGACTGCGGGATTCCGTTTTGCAACAACGGCTGCCCAGTGAACAACCTGATCCCCGACTGGAACGACCTCGTCTACCGGAATGACTGGCGCCGGGCCATCGACGCGCTGCACGCCACCAACAACTTTCCCGAGTTCACCGGGCGTATCTGCCCCGCTCCGTGCGAGGCCGCCTGCACGCTGAACCTCACGACGGACGAGCCGGTGGGCATTAAGTCCATTGAACGCGCGATCATCGACCACGCCTGGGAAGAGGGGTGGGTGGCTCCCCAGCCGCCGCCCTTCAAGACCGGGAAAAAGGTGGCAGTGATCGGCTCCGGCCCCGCCGGACTCGCCGCCGCCCAGCAACTCGCCCGCGCCGGACATGACGTGACGGTCTTCGAGAAGAACGACCGACCGGGCGGCCTGCTCAGATACGGCATTCCCGACTTCAAGCTGGAAAAGCACCTGATTGACCGCCGGGTGGGCCAAATGGAGGCCGAGGGCGTGACCTTCCGCACGGGCGTCCTGGTGGGCGAGTTGCCGGAGGGATCGAAGGTGACCAACCTCGCATGGGAGATGGTCAGCCCGGAGGAACTGCGTGCCGAGTTCGACGCCATCCTCCTCGCGGGCGGGGCCGAACAGCCGCGCGACCTGCCGGTGCCGGGACGGGATCTGGGGGGCGTCCACTTCGCCATGGAGTTCCTGCCTCAGCAGAACCGGGTGAACGCGGGTGACCGGGTGGAGGGGCAGATTCACGCCGGGGGCAAGCACGTCGTCGTGATCGGCGGCGGCGACACGGGCTCCGACTGCATGGGCACCTCGCATCGCCACGGCGCCGCGCACGTCACCCAGTTCGAGTTGCTCCCCATGCCCCCCGAGCACGAGAACAAGCCGCTGACCTGGCCCTACTGGCCGCACAAGCTCCGCACGTCGTCCAGCCACGAGGAGGGCGGCGAGCGCGAGTTCGCCATCGCCACCAAGGAATTTATCGGCGAGGACGGGCGCGTTACGGCCCTCAAGACCGTGCGCCTGGAGTGGCAGGGCGGCAAGATGACCGAGATTCCCGGCAGCGAGGAGCTTCTGAAAGCCGACCTCGTGCTGCTGGCGATGGGCTTTGTCAGCCCGGTGGGGAGCATCCTCGACGTGTTCGGCGTCGAGCGCGACCAGCGGGGCAACGCGAAGGCGGGGACGGACAAGGTGGGCGGCTACGTCACCAACGTGCCAGGCGTCTTCGCGGCAGGCGATATGCGCCGGGGTCAGTCCCTCGTCGTCTGGGCCATCCGCGAGGGGCGGCAGGCGGCGCGGGCCGTGGACGAGTTCCTGATGGGGACGAGCGAACTGCCGCGCTGA
- a CDS encoding methionine ABC transporter permease, translated as MDTLAPLLWQATLETLWMVLPSALIAQLLGTALGVALTLTRPGGLRPQPLAHRVLDAAVNVGRSLPFIILLVLLIPLTRLITGTSIGSTAATVPLTVAAIPFVARLVEGALRDVPPGVTEAARVVGATTGQIVGKVLLPEARPALIHGFTVMLVSLIGYSAMAGAIGGGGLGDLAIRYGYQRFETDVMVATVLLLLVLVQGVQWLGDRAARRADHR; from the coding sequence ATGGACACCCTCGCGCCCCTGCTGTGGCAGGCCACCCTGGAAACGCTGTGGATGGTGCTGCCGAGTGCCCTGATCGCGCAACTGCTCGGCACGGCCCTGGGGGTGGCCCTGACCCTCACCCGGCCCGGCGGCCTGCGCCCGCAGCCCCTCGCCCACCGCGTGCTGGACGCGGCCGTCAACGTGGGCCGCAGCCTGCCCTTCATCATCCTGCTGGTCCTGCTGATTCCCCTGACCCGGCTGATCACGGGCACCAGCATCGGCAGCACGGCGGCCACCGTCCCCCTCACCGTCGCGGCGATTCCTTTCGTCGCTCGGCTGGTCGAAGGAGCGCTGCGCGACGTGCCCCCCGGCGTGACCGAGGCCGCCCGCGTGGTGGGCGCCACGACCGGGCAGATCGTCGGCAAGGTGCTGCTGCCCGAGGCCCGGCCCGCCCTGATTCACGGCTTCACGGTGATGCTGGTCAGCCTGATCGGGTATTCCGCGATGGCCGGGGCGATCGGCGGCGGAGGCCTGGGTGACCTCGCCATCCGCTACGGCTACCAGCGTTTCGAGACGGACGTGATGGTCGCCACCGTGCTGCTGCTGCTCGTGCTGGTGCAGGGCGTGCAGTGGCTGGGCGACCGCGCCGCCCGCCGCGCCGATCACCGCTAA
- the leuB gene encoding 3-isopropylmalate dehydrogenase produces the protein MPKIVTLPGDGIGPEVTAAAVQVLREVAPDLTIEEHLIGGAAIEQTGDPFPAATREAVREADAVLLGTVGGAQDSPWNSLPRPQRPESGLLALRRLMGCYANLRPVRVLPGLEHLSPLKPELARGVDILIVRELLGGLYFDGDRRLDGDAAHNTMRYTRAEVERVARVAFWAAAQRRGRVTSVDKANVLEVSELWRSAVQDVHDRKYRDLSLNHEYVDSVAMLLVSNPGRYDVVLTENLFGDILSDLAAVIPGSLGLMPSASLGDGAGLFEPIHGSAPDIAGQGVANPAAAILSAAMLLRHGLNRPAAANHIEGAVARALRAGPTADLGGRASTGAFTDAVLENVQVMSGA, from the coding sequence ATGCCTAAGATCGTCACGCTGCCCGGAGACGGGATCGGCCCCGAGGTCACCGCCGCCGCCGTGCAGGTGCTGCGCGAGGTCGCGCCCGACCTGACCATCGAGGAGCATCTCATCGGGGGGGCGGCCATCGAGCAGACGGGCGACCCCTTTCCCGCCGCGACCCGCGAGGCCGTGCGGGAGGCCGACGCCGTGCTGCTGGGCACCGTGGGCGGGGCGCAGGACTCGCCCTGGAACAGCCTGCCGCGCCCGCAGCGCCCCGAGTCCGGCCTGCTCGCGCTGCGGCGCTTGATGGGCTGTTACGCCAACCTGCGCCCGGTGCGGGTGCTGCCGGGGCTGGAGCACCTCTCGCCGCTGAAGCCCGAGCTGGCACGCGGGGTGGACATCCTGATCGTGCGCGAGCTGCTGGGCGGCCTCTACTTCGACGGGGACCGGCGGCTGGACGGCGACGCGGCCCACAACACCATGCGCTACACGCGGGCCGAGGTCGAGCGGGTGGCGCGGGTGGCCTTCTGGGCGGCGGCGCAGCGGCGGGGCCGGGTGACCTCGGTGGACAAGGCCAACGTGCTGGAGGTCTCCGAGCTGTGGCGCAGCGCGGTGCAGGACGTCCACGACCGCAAGTACCGCGACCTCTCGCTGAACCACGAGTACGTGGACAGCGTGGCGATGCTGCTGGTGTCCAACCCCGGCCGCTACGACGTGGTCCTGACCGAGAACCTGTTCGGGGACATCCTCTCGGATCTCGCGGCGGTGATTCCGGGCAGCCTGGGGCTGATGCCCTCGGCCAGCCTGGGGGACGGGGCGGGGCTGTTCGAACCGATCCACGGCTCGGCCCCCGACATCGCCGGACAGGGGGTGGCGAACCCTGCCGCCGCGATCCTGAGCGCGGCCATGCTGCTGCGCCACGGGCTGAATCGCCCGGCGGCCGCCAACCACATCGAGGGCGCGGTGGCGCGGGCCTTGCGGGCCGGGCCGACCGCCGACCTGGGGGGCCGCGCGAGCACGGGCGCCTTCACGGACGCCGTGCTGGAAAACGTGCAGGTCATGAGCGGAGCGTAG
- a CDS encoding MetQ/NlpA family ABC transporter substrate-binding protein, with product MKNILILSALALTSLASAGTLRVGATPVPHAEILEFVKPTLAKQGVNLVIREFTDYVQPNLALADGSIDVNFFQHLPYLQEFQKNRPLGLVAGAKVHVEPIGLYSRRVKSLREVRSGATIALPNDPSNSGRALKLLERAGLIRLKPGVGVQATVRDITANIKRLRFRELEAAQLPRALADVDAAIINTNYALEAGLNPLKDALILEDRRSPYANLLVAKPATLKNPDYLKLVRALQSPEVRAFIQKKYGGAVVPAF from the coding sequence ATGAAAAACATCCTGATCCTGTCCGCCCTGGCCCTGACCTCGCTCGCTTCCGCCGGAACCCTGCGCGTGGGCGCCACGCCCGTCCCGCACGCCGAGATCCTGGAATTCGTCAAACCCACCCTCGCCAAGCAGGGCGTGAACCTCGTGATCCGCGAGTTCACCGACTACGTGCAGCCCAACCTCGCGCTGGCGGACGGCAGCATCGACGTGAACTTCTTCCAGCATCTCCCCTACCTGCAAGAGTTCCAGAAGAACCGCCCGCTGGGGCTGGTCGCGGGGGCAAAGGTCCACGTGGAGCCTATCGGCCTGTACAGCCGCCGGGTGAAGTCGCTGCGGGAGGTGCGCTCCGGCGCGACCATCGCGCTCCCCAACGACCCCAGCAACAGCGGGCGGGCCTTGAAGCTGCTGGAGCGGGCGGGGCTGATTCGCCTCAAGCCCGGCGTGGGCGTGCAGGCCACCGTGCGCGACATCACGGCCAACATCAAGCGACTGCGCTTCCGCGAGCTGGAAGCCGCGCAACTGCCCCGCGCCCTGGCGGACGTGGACGCCGCGATCATCAACACGAACTACGCGCTGGAGGCGGGCCTGAATCCCCTGAAGGACGCGCTGATTCTCGAAGACCGCCGCAGCCCCTACGCGAACCTGCTCGTCGCCAAGCCCGCGACCCTGAAGAACCCGGATTACCTCAAGCTGGTGCGGGCGCTTCAGAGCCCCGAGGTGAGGGCTTTTATCCAGAAAAAGTACGGCGGAGCGGTCGTTCCGGCGTTCTGA
- a CDS encoding glutamate synthase-related protein, with the protein MDHDTMHHPTPQERAALSQQGLYRQDQEHDACGVGFIAHLKGNKSHGIITQGLGILENLDHRGAVGADELMGDGAGILIQIPDEFYRAEMAKQGVTLPRPGDYGVGMIFLPKEHASRLACEQELERAIRAEGQVLLGWRDVPVGREMPMSPAVRDKEPVIRQVFIGHGSDTLVPDALERKLYVIRKRASLAILRLKLTHGREYYVPSMSCRTVIYKGLLLAGQVGEYYLDLQDERVVSALALVHQRFSTNTFPEWYLAHPYRMVAHNGEINTVKGNFNWMRAREGVMKSPVLGDDLQKLYPISLRGQSDTATFDNALELLTMAGYPLAHAAMMLIPEAWEGHTGMDERRRAFYEYHAAMMEPWDGPAAMVFTDGRQIGATLDRNGLRPARYIVTRDDLVILASETGVLPVPEHRIVKKWRLQPGRMFLLDLDEGRILDDEELKSRYASAKPYRQWIDNVRVELGNLAPDAEAPTFRETLLDRQQAFGYTQEDLKFLLGPLAAAGEEGVGSMGNDSPLAVLSSRNKPLYNYFRQLFAQVTNPPIDPIREQVVMSLVSFIGPKPNLLDINAVNPPMRLEVSQPVLDFADMARLRSIGEQTGGKFRPFELNICYPAAWGREGIEATLASLRAQAVDAVREGHNILILTDRAMDREHVAIPAPLALSAVHQHLVHQGLRTTAGLVVETGSAREVHHFAVLAGYGAEAIHPYLALETLADLYRDAPSGVTPEKAALNYIKGVGKGLSKIMSKMGISTYMSYCGAQIFEAIGLSEDLVTKYFRGTSTQVGGIGVFEVAEEALRLHRAAFSEDPFLANMLDLGGEYAWRAHGEEHMWTPDAIAKLQHATRSGKVETYREYAQIINDQSRRHMTLRGLFELKADPEKAIPLEEVEPASEIVKRFATGAMSLGSISTEAHTTLAVAMNRIGGKSNTGEGGEDPARYRREMEGGTITAGTRLRDILGEGRVEAPADYALQDGDSLRSKIKQVASGRFGVTTEYLVSADQIQIKMAQGAKPGEGGQLPGGKVSEYIGMLRHSVPGVGLISPPPHHDIYSIEDLAQLIHDLKNVNPQADISVKLVSEVGVGTIAAGVAKAKADHVVIAGHDGGTGASPWSSIKHAGSPWELGLAETQQTLVLNRLRGRIRVQADGQMKTGRDVVIGALLGADEFGFATAPLVAEGCIMMRKCHLNTCPVGVATQDPVLRQKFAGKPEHVINYFFFVAEEVRELMASLGIRRFDDLIGRTDLLDTRTGVEHWKARGLDFTRVFHQPAVPAEVARRHVTTQDHGLERALDVTLIEKCRPAIERGEKVKVLEAARNVNRTVGAMLSGELVRRRPDGLPDDTVFIQMEGNGGQSFGAFLASGITLYLIGDANDYTGKGLSGGRVVVRPSIDFRGDATKNIIVGNTVLYGATSGEAFFRGVAGERFAVRLSGATAVVEGTGDHGCEYMTGGTVVVLGRTGRNFAAGMSGGIAYVYDEDGTFASRCNAAMVSLDRVVPGAEQEATIECRFWHRGQTDETQLRGLIEEHHRWTGSLRARELLDNWEEALPRFVKVFPREYERALGDLGKDAGHGPAEVGQPTGQGVLTK; encoded by the coding sequence ATGGACCATGACACGATGCATCACCCCACGCCTCAGGAGAGAGCAGCGCTCAGCCAGCAGGGCCTGTACCGTCAAGACCAGGAGCACGACGCTTGCGGGGTCGGCTTTATCGCCCACCTGAAGGGCAACAAGTCCCACGGCATCATCACGCAGGGGCTGGGGATTCTGGAGAACCTCGATCACCGGGGGGCCGTCGGCGCCGACGAGCTGATGGGCGACGGGGCGGGCATCCTGATTCAGATTCCCGACGAGTTCTACCGGGCCGAGATGGCGAAGCAGGGTGTGACTTTGCCCCGCCCCGGCGACTACGGCGTGGGCATGATCTTCCTGCCCAAGGAACACGCCTCCCGCCTGGCCTGCGAGCAGGAACTGGAGCGTGCAATCCGGGCCGAGGGGCAGGTGCTCCTCGGCTGGCGTGACGTGCCGGTGGGCCGCGAGATGCCCATGTCCCCGGCGGTGCGGGACAAGGAACCCGTCATCCGCCAGGTGTTCATCGGCCACGGGTCCGACACCCTGGTGCCCGACGCGCTGGAGCGCAAGCTGTACGTGATCCGCAAGCGGGCGTCGCTGGCGATCCTGCGGCTGAAGCTCACCCACGGGCGGGAATACTACGTGCCCTCCATGTCCTGCCGCACGGTGATCTACAAGGGGCTTTTGCTGGCCGGGCAGGTCGGGGAGTACTACCTGGACCTTCAGGATGAGCGGGTGGTATCGGCCCTGGCGCTCGTTCACCAGCGCTTCTCGACGAATACCTTCCCCGAGTGGTACCTCGCGCACCCCTACCGCATGGTCGCGCACAACGGCGAGATCAACACCGTCAAGGGCAACTTCAACTGGATGCGGGCACGCGAGGGCGTGATGAAGTCCCCGGTGCTGGGGGACGACCTCCAGAAGCTCTACCCCATCAGCCTGCGGGGGCAGTCGGACACGGCGACCTTCGACAACGCGCTGGAACTGCTGACGATGGCGGGCTATCCCCTCGCCCACGCCGCGATGATGCTGATTCCCGAGGCGTGGGAGGGGCACACCGGCATGGACGAGCGCCGCCGCGCCTTTTACGAGTATCACGCCGCGATGATGGAGCCCTGGGACGGCCCCGCCGCGATGGTGTTCACCGACGGGCGGCAGATCGGCGCCACCCTCGACCGCAACGGCCTGCGCCCCGCCCGGTACATCGTGACGCGGGACGACCTGGTGATCCTCGCCTCGGAGACGGGCGTGCTGCCGGTCCCCGAGCACAGGATCGTGAAGAAGTGGCGCCTGCAACCAGGGCGGATGTTCCTCCTCGACCTCGACGAGGGGCGCATTCTCGACGACGAAGAGCTGAAGTCGCGCTACGCCTCGGCCAAGCCCTACCGGCAGTGGATCGACAACGTGCGCGTTGAGCTGGGGAACCTCGCTCCTGATGCGGAGGCGCCCACCTTCCGCGAAACGCTGCTCGACCGCCAGCAGGCCTTCGGGTACACGCAGGAGGACCTGAAGTTTCTGCTTGGCCCCCTGGCTGCCGCCGGGGAAGAGGGCGTCGGCTCGATGGGGAACGACTCGCCGCTGGCGGTGCTCTCCAGCCGCAACAAGCCGCTGTACAACTACTTCCGGCAACTGTTCGCGCAGGTCACGAACCCGCCCATCGACCCCATCCGCGAGCAGGTTGTCATGTCGCTGGTGTCCTTTATCGGGCCGAAGCCGAACCTGCTCGACATCAACGCGGTCAATCCCCCGATGCGGCTGGAGGTTTCACAGCCCGTCCTCGACTTCGCGGACATGGCGCGGCTGCGCTCCATCGGGGAGCAGACGGGGGGCAAGTTCCGGCCCTTTGAGCTGAACATCTGTTATCCGGCGGCCTGGGGCCGTGAGGGCATCGAAGCCACCCTCGCCTCACTGCGGGCGCAGGCCGTAGACGCCGTCCGCGAGGGGCACAACATCCTGATTCTGACCGACCGGGCGATGGACCGCGAGCACGTCGCCATCCCCGCGCCGCTCGCGCTGTCCGCCGTTCACCAGCACCTCGTTCATCAAGGGCTGCGGACGACGGCGGGCCTGGTCGTGGAGACGGGCTCGGCGCGAGAGGTCCACCACTTCGCGGTCCTCGCCGGGTACGGGGCGGAAGCGATTCATCCTTACCTTGCGCTGGAGACGCTGGCGGACCTGTACCGGGATGCGCCGAGCGGCGTGACGCCGGAAAAGGCCGCCCTCAACTACATCAAGGGCGTGGGCAAGGGCCTCTCGAAGATTATGTCCAAGATGGGCATCAGCACGTACATGTCGTACTGCGGCGCCCAGATTTTCGAGGCCATCGGTCTGAGCGAGGACTTGGTGACGAAGTACTTCCGGGGCACCTCCACCCAGGTCGGCGGCATCGGCGTGTTCGAGGTGGCGGAGGAGGCGCTGAGGCTGCACCGGGCGGCCTTCAGCGAGGACCCGTTCCTGGCGAACATGCTCGACCTCGGCGGCGAGTACGCCTGGCGGGCGCACGGCGAGGAGCACATGTGGACGCCGGACGCCATCGCCAAGCTCCAGCACGCGACACGCTCGGGCAAGGTCGAGACGTACCGTGAATACGCGCAGATCATCAACGACCAGTCGCGGCGGCACATGACCCTGCGTGGCCTGTTCGAGCTGAAGGCGGACCCGGAGAAGGCGATCCCGCTGGAGGAAGTCGAGCCCGCCTCCGAGATCGTCAAACGCTTCGCCACGGGCGCCATGTCCCTCGGCTCCATCTCCACAGAGGCGCACACTACCCTCGCCGTCGCGATGAACCGCATCGGTGGCAAGTCGAACACGGGCGAGGGGGGCGAGGACCCGGCGCGGTACCGCAGGGAGATGGAAGGCGGGACGATCACGGCGGGGACCCGGCTGAGGGACATTCTTGGCGAAGGCCGGGTGGAGGCTCCGGCAGACTACGCGCTTCAGGACGGCGATTCCCTGCGTTCCAAGATCAAGCAGGTCGCCTCGGGACGCTTCGGCGTCACCACCGAATACCTCGTCTCCGCCGATCAAATCCAGATCAAGATGGCGCAGGGGGCCAAGCCGGGCGAGGGCGGGCAGCTTCCGGGCGGCAAGGTCAGCGAGTACATCGGGATGCTGCGCCACTCGGTGCCCGGCGTGGGCCTGATCTCCCCTCCCCCGCACCACGACATCTACTCCATCGAGGACCTCGCGCAGCTTATCCACGACCTCAAGAACGTGAATCCGCAGGCCGACATTTCGGTGAAGCTGGTGTCGGAAGTCGGCGTGGGGACGATTGCGGCCGGTGTGGCGAAGGCGAAGGCCGACCATGTGGTCATCGCGGGGCACGACGGCGGCACGGGCGCCTCGCCGTGGTCCTCCATCAAGCACGCGGGCTCCCCGTGGGAACTGGGGCTGGCGGAGACGCAGCAGACGCTGGTGCTCAACCGCCTGCGGGGCCGCATCCGCGTGCAGGCGGACGGACAGATGAAGACCGGGCGCGACGTGGTGATCGGCGCCCTGCTGGGAGCAGACGAGTTCGGCTTCGCCACCGCGCCGCTCGTGGCGGAAGGCTGCATCATGATGCGGAAGTGCCACCTGAACACCTGTCCGGTGGGCGTGGCGACCCAGGACCCGGTGCTGCGGCAGAAGTTCGCGGGCAAACCCGAACACGTTATCAACTACTTCTTCTTCGTGGCGGAGGAGGTGCGCGAGCTGATGGCCTCGCTCGGTATTCGCCGCTTCGACGACCTGATCGGGCGCACGGACCTGCTCGACACCCGCACGGGCGTGGAGCACTGGAAGGCACGCGGCCTGGACTTCACCCGCGTCTTCCACCAGCCCGCCGTGCCCGCCGAGGTGGCCCGCCGCCACGTGACCACGCAGGATCACGGCCTGGAGCGCGCCCTCGACGTGACCCTGATCGAGAAGTGCCGCCCCGCCATTGAGCGCGGCGAGAAGGTCAAGGTGCTGGAGGCCGCCCGCAACGTCAACCGCACGGTGGGCGCGATGCTCTCCGGAGAGCTGGTCCGCCGCCGCCCGGACGGCCTGCCCGACGACACGGTCTTCATCCAGATGGAGGGGAACGGGGGCCAGAGCTTCGGCGCCTTCCTGGCGAGCGGGATCACCCTCTACCTGATCGGGGATGCGAACGACTACACCGGCAAGGGCCTCTCGGGCGGGCGGGTCGTGGTGCGGCCCTCCATCGACTTCCGGGGGGACGCCACGAAGAACATCATCGTGGGAAACACGGTGCTGTACGGCGCGACCTCGGGCGAGGCGTTTTTCCGGGGGGTGGCGGGCGAGCGCTTTGCGGTGCGCCTCTCGGGGGCGACAGCGGTTGTCGAGGGTACAGGTGACCACGGCTGCGAGTACATGACGGGCGGCACGGTGGTCGTGCTGGGCCGCACCGGGCGCAACTTCGCGGCGGGCATGTCGGGTGGCATCGCCTACGTGTACGACGAGGACGGCACCTTCGCCAGCCGCTGCAACGCGGCGATGGTCTCCCTCGACCGGGTGGTGCCGGGCGCCGAGCAGGAGGCCACCATCGAGTGCCGCTTCTGGCACCGGGGGCAGACGGACGAGACGCAGCTCCGGGGGCTGATCGAGGAACACCACCGCTGGACGGGCTCGCTGCGCGCCCGCGAACTCCTCGACAACTGGGAGGAGGCGCTGCCACGGTTCGTCAAGGTCTTCCCCCGCGAGTACGAGCGGGCGCTGGGCGACCTGGGCAAGGACGCGGGGCATGGCCCGGCAGAGGTTGGTCAGCCCACCGGCCAGGGCGTCCTGACGAAGTGA